The following are encoded in a window of Kitasatospora fiedleri genomic DNA:
- a CDS encoding LacI family DNA-binding transcriptional regulator: protein MTTARLSDIAAQAGVSEATVSRVLNGKAGVSATTRQTVLAALDVLGYERPTRLRQRSAGLIGLITPELSNPIFPALAQVIEQVLSRHGYTPVLCTQTPGGSTEDELVEMLVERGVAGIVFVSGLHADTTADHDRYAKLTGRQVPFVLINGYSDKIAAPFISPDDRAAMRMAVQHLVELGHEKIGLAVGQKRYVPVLRKIEGFTAAVRQLTGRTEEQAGELVHHTLFSVEGGHAAAQALLDKGCTAIVCGSDMMALGAIRAVRQRGLSVPQDVSVVGFDDSPLIAFTEPPLTTVRQPVEAMATAAVDALLEEVGGNPAQRSEFMFQPELVMRGSTGSGPRNG, encoded by the coding sequence GTGACTACGGCGCGACTCTCCGACATCGCGGCGCAGGCGGGGGTCAGCGAAGCCACCGTCAGCCGCGTACTCAACGGCAAGGCGGGCGTCTCCGCGACCACCAGGCAGACCGTGCTGGCCGCGCTCGACGTCCTCGGCTACGAGCGGCCCACCCGGCTGCGCCAGCGCAGCGCCGGGCTGATCGGCCTGATCACCCCGGAGCTCAGCAACCCGATCTTCCCGGCCCTGGCCCAGGTCATCGAACAGGTGCTCAGCCGGCACGGCTACACGCCGGTGCTCTGCACCCAGACCCCGGGCGGCTCCACCGAGGACGAACTCGTCGAGATGCTGGTGGAGCGCGGCGTCGCCGGCATCGTCTTCGTCTCCGGCCTGCACGCCGACACCACCGCCGACCACGACCGGTACGCCAAACTCACCGGCCGCCAGGTCCCGTTCGTGCTGATCAACGGCTACAGCGACAAGATCGCCGCGCCGTTCATCTCCCCGGACGACCGGGCCGCGATGCGGATGGCCGTCCAGCACCTGGTCGAACTCGGCCACGAGAAGATCGGCCTCGCGGTCGGCCAGAAGCGGTACGTGCCGGTGCTCCGCAAGATCGAGGGCTTCACGGCCGCCGTCCGGCAGCTCACCGGGCGCACCGAGGAGCAGGCCGGGGAACTCGTCCACCACACCCTGTTCAGCGTGGAGGGCGGGCACGCCGCCGCCCAGGCGCTGCTCGACAAGGGCTGCACCGCGATCGTCTGCGGCTCCGACATGATGGCGCTCGGCGCGATCCGGGCGGTGCGCCAGCGCGGGCTGTCGGTGCCGCAGGACGTCTCGGTGGTCGGCTTCGACGACTCCCCGTTGATAGCGTTCACCGAACCGCCGCTCACCACCGTCCGGCAGCCGGTCGAGGCGATGGCCACCGCCGCCGTCGACGCCCTGCTGGAGGAGGTCGGCGGGAACCCGGCGCAGCGCTCCGAGTTCATGTTCCAGCCCGAGCTGGTGATGCGCGGCTCCACCGGGTCGGGTCCGCGCAACGGCTGA